The Saprospiraceae bacterium genome includes the window AATTCAAAATCTGAACCTCATACAAACCCATAAAAAAAACGCCACTGTTGCTATAGCCTTGGTCTTTTTTTCCAAATTCAACCGGTGCCAACCATTCGATATGGAGTTGAATATCTCCGAATGCTTGATTGGTTTCAAGATGGCCGCTACCTGGCTTAACAATCATGCTGCCATCCTTGACGTCCCACTCAGGTGCAAAGACCTCGGGGTCCTTCATCTTGGCCTTGAGGATGCCTTCCACATGATCCATACGCACCCCATAAGGATATTTAGGTTTGTGCCATTGAGAAAGGTCTTTTCCATCAAACAAAACAATCGCATCGGAAGGTGGCGCCATAAAAACACCCGGTGTAACTTTAGGTGGGACGGGTTCCCATTGCTCACTTGCCTTCCAGGGTTGCGTTTTTTGTAATTCCACGAAATCGATGACGGGAATGTCTTGCCCATATCCGCTATTGGATAAAAAGCAAACAAAGCAGATAACTAGTAAAAAGGATAGGTTTTTCATACAAATTTGAATTTATTGCCTCCAATATAATGCCTATTTATTAAAATATATCAAGATACCCTACTGTCTAAAAATTGTTATCTTAGTTGAAGGTTCTAAAAACGAAAAAATCACTTTATACAAATGAAAAAATTAAGCATTGTTATTCTATGGTGTTTTATGGCGGTAGCGCTAGGTTACCGTTGTACACCAGAAACGGCTCCGACGGAAGCGTTTGAAGCGGATGTGATCATCTATGGGGGCACTTCCGCTGCCGTAGTTGCGGCCGTTCAAGTAGTCAAAATGAACAAGTCGGTCATTGTGGTATCACCTGATAAGCACCTTGGTGGTTTATCTGCGGGGGGCTTAGGTTGGACAGATACGGGAGATAAAAGTGTTATAGGGGGGCTGGCCAGAACCTTTTACCATAACGTTTACGCCCATTACCAGGAGCCGTCTGCCTGGAAATGGCAAAGCCAGGAGGAATATGGCAATAAAGGTCAAGGCACTCCAGCCATCGATGGAGCAGAGCGGACCATGTGGATTTTTGAACCCCATGTCGCCGAAAAGGTATTTGAAGACTTTATTTCAACTTACCAAATTCCCGTTTATCGTGAAGAGTGGTTGGACAGGGACATTGGGGTGGTTAAAAAAGAGGGAAAAATCGTTTCCTTTAAGACCCTTAGTGGAAAAACTTTTGCAGGCGCACAATTTATCGATGCGACCTATGAAGGAGACCTCCTGGCGGAAGCTGGAGTTGCTTACCATGTTGGAAGGGAGGCGAATGCCGTGTATGGTGAAAACTGGAATGGCATTCAAACTGGTGTGCTGCACCACGGGCATCATTTTAAGGTAGATACTGATCCTTACAAGGTTCCCGGTGATCCAAATAGTGGATTGTTGCCGAAGATTTCAGGCCAAGATCCGGGTATAAAAGGAGAGGGAGATGACAAAATTCAGGCCTATTGTTTCCGGATGTGCCTCAGTAATCACCCGGATAACCGGGTGCCATTTGCCAAACCAGAGGGCTATGATCCAGGTCAATATGCTTTGCTATCGAGGGTCTTTGCCGGTGGCTGGAACGAACTTTTTGCTAAATACGATCCCATTCCGAATCGAAAAACCGATACCAATAACCACGGACCTTTTAGTACTGACAATATCGGTATGAATTATGACTATCCAGAAGGTTCGTATGAAAGACGGCAGGAAATCATTAAGGAGCACGAACAATACCAAAAAGGATTAATGTATTTTTTGGCGAATGACCCTAGCGTCCCCGCAGATCTTCAGGAGAAGATGAACCAGTGGGGCCTAGCCAAAGATGAATTCACCGATAATGGCCATTGGCCGCACCAATTATACATCCGGGAGGCCCGGCGTATGCTTGGCGAATATGTAATGACGGAGCATGAAGTATTAGGGCACCGCGAAGTCCCTCAATCGGTGGGTATGGGGTCCTATACCATGGATTCGCATAATATACAGCGCTATGTCAAACCCGACGGATTTGTACAAAATGAAGGAGATATTGGCGTATCACCCAAACAACCTTATCGTATTCACCTGGGGTCATTGCTGCCTAAAAAAGCAGAATGTAGCAATTTGGTGGTCCCGGTATGCGTCTCTAGCTCCCACATCGCTTTTGGCTCGATTCGAATGGAGCCGGTGTTTATGATTCTGGGGCAAAGTGCCGCCACGGTGGCGGTACAGGCTTTGGAGCAAGACTTGGCGGTACAGGATGTAACCTATGCCACAATTAGGGAACAGCTTTTGAAGGACGGGCAGGTGTTAGAAGGAAAGGCTGAATAGGATCTCTTATTGGTAGAAAAAGTTGGGAAAGGTCGATGACGTATCAGGGTTAATAGATCATTGTCGTTACAAACGACGACGAGCAGGGATATTAGGCAAAAATAAAATTAAAATGAAGCATTATTTTTTCTTGATCATATGGCTTTTGGGATCTCCTCAACTGGTGGTTGCCCAAACCCAAGCCACGCGTTTGATTATCCGCATTGATGATATGGGATTTTCACATGCCGCCAATATGGCCTGTATGGAAACCTACCAAAAGGGCATTGCCAGTTCCGTCGAAGTCATTGTTCCAGGACCCTGGTTTGAAGAAGCAGCCAAACTTTTGAACGAAAACCCAGGCCTTGATGTCGGTGTCCACCTGGCCTTAACTAGTGAATGGGCGAATCTGAAGTGGCGGCCCCTGACCCACGCCCCCAGTCTAACCGACGAGGATGGCTATTTCTACCCCATGATTTGGAAAAATGACAAATTTCCAGCTGGCACTGCTTTAAAAGAAGCCAAGTGGGATTTAAAAGAAATCGAGGCGGAACTACGAGCCCAAATTGAGTTGGCCAAAAAGAAGATACCCCATATTAGCCATGTTTCAGCCCACATGGGGTGTACCAGCATTAGCGACGAGGTCAATCAGCTGATGCATCGTTTAGTGGAAGCATATGGGCTGGCGATTATCCCCGAAGAGATGGGGGTACAAAGGGTGCCTTCCTGGAGTGGGGCAAAATATACGGCCAAAGAAAAAGAAAAGCGCTTTATCGCTATGCTGGACCAGTTGGGACCGGGAGATTGGTTACTGGTGGAGCACCCAGGGTATGATGGACCTGAATTAGAAACAGTGGGACATGTGGGGTATGAAAATGTTGCAGCTGACCGGGAGGGGGTTACCCGGGTATTGACTAGTAAAAAAGTAAAAAAGGCCCTGCAAAAGAAGCAAATCCAGGTGATTGCTTATAAGGATCTTTGAAGTTGCCGTCATTTTTCAAGGCTTCTTTGTATTTTGGTTCGACAAAACGAGGAACCACATGTATAGTCAATTTAAAGTAGCCGTAGCAGGAACGGGTTTTATTGGTCCAGTCCATATAGAGGCCTTGCAGCGTTTGGGTATCGTTGTAAAAGGCGTTTTAGGGAGTTCTCCAGCAAAAGGAGAACGCATCAGGCAATTGCATGGCCTGGAAAAGGCGTATGCGTCATTTGAGGAAATACTAGCGGATGAAGCCATTCATGCGGTCCATTTGGCGGTGCCGAATGTGTTGCATTTTGATATGGCCAAGCAAGCTTTATTAGCGGGAAAACACGTCATGTGCGAAAAGCCACTGGGCATGAATACGGTTGAAACGACCGAATTAGTTGCTTTGGCAAAGGACCGGGGTTTGGCAGCAGGCGTTTGTTACAATATTCGGTTTTATCCACTCAATCTGGAGGTTCGGCAAAGGATTCAGCGAGGAGAATTAGGAAAAGTATTTGCTATAACGGGGAGTTATGTGCAAGATTGGTTATTGTATGAAACCGATTACAATTGGCGGGTGCTGGCGGAGAAAGGAGGTGCATTGCGGGCCGTCGCGGATATCGGAACCCACTGGATGGACCTGGTCGTGTCGATCACAGGCCTGGAGGTAGCAGCCGTTTTTGCAGATCTATCTACTGTTTACCCCATCCGAAAACGGCCTAAGGGTGAGGTAGTTACGTATAGTGCAAAAAAAACGGCGCCCCAGGACCAAGAAGACGTGCCCATAGATACGGAAGATTGCGGCAGTATTTTATTCCGATTCAAAGGAGGTGGAAAAGGGCAACTTTGGGTGTCGCAGATGACGGCGGGGCGTAAAAATTGTTTGCGTTATGAGATTGCCGGCACGGAAAAGGCCGTAGCGTGGAATAGCGAAAGCCCTAACGAATTGTGGATAGGTCATCGCAACCAGCCCAATGCATTGCTTTTAAAAGATGCTGGTTTATTAGACCCTAGTGTCGGCCCCTTCACCAATTACCCAGGGGGTCATAATGAGGGCTTTCCCGATACGTTTAAGCAGTGTTTTCGTGCTTTTTATGATGCGATCAGCGAAGGTATTCCAGCTGAGCAAGCTTTTTATCCGACTTTTGCCGAAGGGCATAAGGAGGTGGCATTGTGTGAAGCCATTTTGAAGAGCCATGCGGAGGAGAGATGGGTGGGGGTGTGAAAGTTGAGGGTTTAGGGTTTGGCGAGTGGTTTTTTTTGGACGGGGAGGTATTGGAGGGGAAGAGGTATTGGAGGGTTGAGGGTTTAGCTAGTGGTTTTTTTGGACGGGGAGGTATTGGAGGGGAAGAGGTATTGGAGGGTTGAAGGGTTTGGGGTTTAATCTTCTAAACAGCAAATATTGAGTAGGATGGATGTTTATTTAACACAGCAGTAAATCAACAAGAACAAAATAACATGGTCAAAGAATTGGCAAAAATGATTGATCATTCGCTCTTGCATCCAACGATGACGGAGGCGGATCTAAAAGAAGGCTGTGCCTTGGCGAAGGCTTACCAAGTGGCTTCTGTTTGTATCAAGCCTTATGCGGTGGTGCAGGCAGTAGAATGGCTGAAGGGATCAGGGGTGATGGTGGGTACGGTGATTGGCTTCCCACATGGCAACAGTACGATAGCGATTAAAGTAGCAGAGACCGAGCAGGCTTGTAAAGATGGCGCGGTGGAAATTGATATGGTGGTGAACATTGGAAAGGTGCTGGGAGAAGATTGGGACTATGTGCAGGAGGAAATAGAATCGGTAATGGATGTGACCAGGGCTTTTGGAGCCGTGTTAAAGGTTATTTTTGAAAATGATTTTTTGCCAGCTGACGAATACAAAATTCGGCTTTGTGAAATTTGTAGTGAGCTCAAGGTTGGCTTTGTAAAAACTTCTACGGGATATGGGATGGTGAAAAACGCAGATGGCACTTATGGCTATCAAGGGGCAACGGAACACGATTTGAAACTCATGCGCAAGCATAGTGCAGCAGACGTACAAGTAAAAGCAGCGGGAGGGGTGAGAACGCTCGATGATTTACTAAGGGTTCGTTCGTGGGGTGTCACCAGGGTAGGGGCAACGGCAACGGCAGCCATGTTATCGGAAGCAGCCGTTCGGTTTGGGGAACAAATGCCGGATCAGCAAAATTTTAAAGCAACCAAAGGATATTAACCTTTCCATTTCACCAGAGCAGAAAAACAGGTAAAGAAGAAAATTTATTTTAAGGGAGGAGATTTCCCTGAGCGCTATGCTGGGTAAGGGTATTAGCGGAATGCAGTAGTATGTTTACGAGGAATTTTCGACCTGAATTCGCCTTCCAATGTGACCAATAAATAATAAATCGTCTTAAAAAGGTGCAATAGAATATTATTTAGTGTACTTTTGCATTCATATTAATTAAGTTCTTAGGCTAATCGTAACCTCACTTTTGATCTTCCTTTTATCCTACCTTAGTTTTTTTTAATTTTTTAATTTTTGTTTTTATGAATATTTTTGTTGCAAAGTTAAACTTTGACACCCAGGAGTCGGATTTGCAAGATGCATTCGAGGCTTATGGAGAAGTTGATTCTGTCAAAATCATTATGGATAAATTTACAGGAAAATCGAAAGGTTTCGGTTTTGTTGAAATGACCAATGATGACGAAGGATCGGCTGCCATTGATGGCTTGAATGATCAGGAATTTGATGGTCGTACTATTGTCGTAAAAAAAGCTGAACCACGTGAAAGCCGCAGTGGCGGTGGTGGTGGTGGCGGATTCAATCGCGGCGGCGGCGGCGGCGGATACAACCGTGGCGGTGGCGGCGGAAGTAGGTATTAAATGAAAAGGGCATGTTAAATGCTCGATACGATAAAGTAATTTGAAAGAGAAAGCCCTGAGCAATCAGGGCTTTCTCCGTTTTAAGTAGCAATATTTCAGCTAATTATGCCTATCTAAATATGCTCCTGTTCACTATTCTTTTCTGGATGGGTGAAAAATCCAGCTTTTATCGCAGTTAGCCCAATTTAGCTAATTTAACGTCAGGTTTGCGTACTTGTGGTCTTTCATAGGGTTGGGTGACAGGGTTTTACCAGGATGCTTGGCAGTAAAGTTTGCTTTTCCACCTTTTCGCGGGAAAAGGTGGAGCCAAAACCGCCGCCTGACGCATCTTCGGCCTTCGGACGACGGAGTCGCCTTCGGCAGACGAAGTCGGCCTTCGGACGACGAAGTCTCCTTCGGCAGACGAAGTCGGCCTTCGGACGACGAAGTCTCCTTCGATTGTCCTTCGGCAGACGAAGTCGGCTAAAACAGTCTTCCACTACGTTGCACAAAAAGAAACTCGCCATTGGGTTTGGGTGATCACTTAAATGTTGTTGATTGTCAATTATTTATAGCTGATTCTGGTTGCTTCGAAGCTCAAACAGTTTTTTGTGCGGGCTCTTCGTTTCAGACTGTTTTTTAACGCCGAATCTGCTAATGGCGGACTCTTTCATCGCAAACCTCACGCAAATTTACTTATTAGGGCAATTCAGATGACACATTTATGCTGCGAATCCCCTCATTTTCTTATAAAGAGTTTATCTTTGAACCCCATTATTTGGTAGGCTAGTTCTTGCGAAATAGTATACCAGAGAAATGTTCAACTAGTTTATGTTCAGGGACTGCACGTATCGGTGCCCTGATTTTAATTAAAACTTAAACCGTATAGCATGAAAAGATTGTTAGGCGTATTGTTTTTGCTTGGATTGACCTTGGGTCTGACCGCCCAGGTTACCGTTTCGGGCAAAATTACAGACGCAGATGGAATCCCCGTGATTGGGGCAAACGTCATTGAACTGGGGTCGGAAAATACAACCCTTAATGGTACCATTACAGATGTGGATGGTAGGTATAGCATTAGCGTTCCGGCAGAAGCCAGTCTGGTCTTTAGCTTTACAGGGATGACCACCTATACCGAAAAAGTTAGTGGCCGCACCGTTATTGATGTGGTCATGCGGGAAGAAGCTTCCTTGATGGATGAGGTAGTCGTAACCGCGTTAGGCTTCAAGGGATTGAAGGATCGTTCGGGCGCAACTTCTTCCTCTGTAGGTGCAACGGCGATAAGGACCTCTGGCGAATCTAGCATCTTGAATAGCTTGGCTGGGAAAGCTTCTGGTGTCAAGATCGTTCGGGCGAATGGCGACCCTGGCGCAGGTACGAATATCCAAATTAGAGGGGCTAACACCATTGGTGGTTCTTCTCAGCCACTGGTCATTGTGGATGGTGTTCCTTTATCAAATGATAACTTGTACGGGAATGGTAGCTCTCGTAGTGGTGGGGTATCCCAACAATCCCGTTTGAATGACCTCAATCCGGAAGATGTGGAATCCGTTCAGGTGTTGAAAGGTGCTTCAGCGGCTGCTTTGTGGGGCTCTCGGGCAGCGAATGGTGTATTGGTGATTACTACCAAACAAGGAAAGCTGAACCAGAAGATGAAGATCTCTTTTTCATCGACCTATTCGATGGACGAAATCAATCGTCGACACCCGCTACAAACAGCATTCGGACAAGGTGCAGCGGGTAAATACAGCGCTACTTCGGCTAACTCCTGGGGCGATAAAATTGCCGATAGAGAAGGTGGGGCAGATGTAGTGAATACCACCGGAGAGTATTTTCTGGCAGACAACGGTGACCTTATTTATCCGATTACAAAGAAAAATTCGAAAGAAATCTTTGCAGAAGATAATTTTAACGAAGTTTTTCAGACAGGTCAGTTTATCGACAATAATTTGACGATTACCGGTGGTAGTGGAAAAACGACTAACTTCTTTAGCCTGGGCTACCTTGGCCAAGATGGTATTGTTAAAAATAGTGATTACCGACGTGCTACGGTTAGGTTCAATAACCAGACCTACTTTTCAGACCAGGTGGTATTGACCACCAAGGCCAATTACATTTACACTAGTAGCAATAGGATCCAACAAAATTCTAATACGGCGGGATTGTATTTAGGACTTTTAAGAACACCTGCTGATTATGATATCAGTAGCTATAAAGGCACCTATTTTGATAGAAACGGCGTTGCCTTTCCGCAAAGACAGCGCAGCTACAGAAGGTACCTTGGCAACAATATCAATCCGACCTACAACAACCCGCTCTGGACAACCAATGAGCAAGAAGCAACGACTGCGGTCAACCGCTTCAATGTATCTTCGAACCTGAATATTAATCCAACACCCTGGTTGCAGTTGGATTTTCGTGGTGGGGTAGATTCCTATGTAGATAAACGCGTGTATTTTGCACCTATCGGCTCTGCGGCTTTTGTCAATGGCCGATTGGATAATGAAGATTACAGCAATACCGAACTAAATGTTGATGCCATAGCGCGTTTCGATTTTCCGGAGTTGGTGCCCGGTAAAATTGGTTTTAATGCCACTTTGGGTTTCAATATTAACGATCGCGAGCGCAGAAACCTTTATGCAGCTACGCGGAGTTTTTTGGTAAACAGCAACCTGCAAACCTTCAACAATGGGGTATCGCCTTTTGAGGTGTCGAATAGCCTGAACCATATCCGCTCAAACCGCTTGTACTCCGTGCTTTCCTTTGATATTTTGAATCAATTATTTGTGAACCTTTCTGGTACACAAGAAGCTGCTTCTACTATCAATGGTACTTATTTTTACCCATCAGCTGATGTGGCCTGGCAGTTTATAGAAGGCTCCAAACTAAAAAGCGACTTTTTGAGCTTTGGTAAATTGCGTGCATCATGGGGACAGGTAGGGGTACAGCCTACAGCCTATAAATTTGGTACCACCTATGAGACTTTTACTTACAGCACCTATGATGATGCTTTAGATATCAATGAATTTGGGGGCGGATTTAGGCTGAATGACGACCAAGGTAATCCGGATCTAAGACCAGAGATAAAAACTGAATGGGAGATCGGTACAGATTTGCGTTTCTTTAAAGACCGATTTAGCCTTGGTGTAACGTATTACCAAAACGAGATTAATGACATTCTGCTCGCGGTTAGTCTTTCTCCAAGTTCTGGCTATTTATCCAAATACGCCAATGCCGGTAGCATGGAAAACAAAGGCTTAGAATTTGACTTTGGGTTTAAACTACTCGAACAAAAAGACTACGGGCTTGATCTGTATGGTAATTTCAACAATAATAAGAACAAAGTATTGGACTTGGCCGGGGTAGATCGCGTACCACTTTCAGACCAATCTATTACTTCAAATGCCATTGTTGGGCAACCTTTGGGTATTCTATTTGGCTCACGAGCAGCCCGTAATGCAGATGGTTCATTAGCCCTGGATGCGAATGGATTTCCAACCCTTGATCCAGAACAAGGCATCATTGGCGATCCTAATCCAGACTGGCGAGGTGGCCTGGGCTTACGTGGTTATTACAAAGGTTTCAATTTTAATGTATTGTTTGAAACCTATCAAGGTGCCGATTTTGCAGAGAGAACGAGGTTTGTTTTGACAAGTTTTGGTACTTATGCCACGGTAGGCAATGAAGTTACGCTTGACAAAGAACTGGTCAATTCCAAGGGGCAATCCTTTGGTGCAGGAACAACTGTTCGTGGTAATATTGATAATTTCGGCGGTGGAGATGTACTGTTGGATGAGAACTGGTATACCACATTGGGTGGTGGATTAGGTGGTTCAGCCATTAATGAGTTTTCCATCAATGATGGAAGTTGGACGCGCTTGAGAGAGGTGTCTGTCGGTTATACATTTAGTGGTGAGAAATTTAGAGCAGCTACCCCACTTCAATCCATCGAATTATCCATTACGGGTAGAAACATTGCGCTTTGGACAGACATCCTGGGCATTGATCCAGAGGTCAACCAGTCTGGCGTAGATAATGGTTTTGGTATTGAATATTTTACCAACCCAAGTACTCGCTCATGGGTCGCTTCGCTCAAGCTGAACTTCTAATTTTTCTGAAAATTTAATGCATTAAAAAATGAATACATTAAAATATATATTTCTAACTATTGTCTTATTTACAGCTATAAGTTGTGAGGAGCTGGTAGATGGCATCAATGATAATCCGAACGAAATATCTTCTGATAATTTTGATGCTGGCATCCTGTTGCTGAAGGGAATGGAACTGGCGAATACCTCTATCCAGGCGGGACATTTGACCCGCATAGGTGGCATGTGGAGTGGACAAACCAGAGGGCTTGTTTTGTTGTACAAGAGTATTTATGAATACAACCTTTCTGCGGAAGAGACCTCAAATATTTGGGAAAATGCCTACCAGGGGGTAATAAAACAAGCAAGAACCCTGAGAGAACACACGGCTACTAGCCCCAAAGCGGCTCAATTTGGTGGAATCGCAAAGGTGATCGAGGCCAATACCATGAGTACCATCGCAAGTTTGTTTGGTGATGTGCCCTACAGCGAAGTGTCTGATGATGACATTTTAGATCCGGTATTCGACTCCCAAAAATCCGTTTTCGCCCAATTGCAAACGCTGTTAGATGGCGCCATTTCGGATTTATCCTCTGCTGCCAATTCTGCGGTTGCCGAAGATCTATATTTTGCTGGAAATACCCAGAAATGGATAAAAGTAGCGCATACGCTCAAGGCGCGGATGTATGTCTATACCCGTGAATACGACAAAGCCTATCAGGAGGCTTTACAAGGTATTGCTTCGGCAGATGAAGCGCTGGTCTTTACCCCGCC containing:
- a CDS encoding DUF1080 domain-containing protein; protein product: MKNLSFLLVICFVCFLSNSGYGQDIPVIDFVELQKTQPWKASEQWEPVPPKVTPGVFMAPPSDAIVLFDGKDLSQWHKPKYPYGVRMDHVEGILKAKMKDPEVFAPEWDVKDGSMIVKPGSGHLETNQAFGDIQLHIEWLAPVEFGKKDQGYSNSGVFFMGLYEVQILNSYENETYPNGQAGSLYKQHIPLVNASRPPGEWQYYDIVFDAPEFNEDGSLKAAAFITVFHNGVLIQNHVKLEGPCIYIGKPYYTPHPDKMPLLLQDHDNQVRYRNIWVREL
- a CDS encoding FAD-dependent oxidoreductase, with the translated sequence MKKLSIVILWCFMAVALGYRCTPETAPTEAFEADVIIYGGTSAAVVAAVQVVKMNKSVIVVSPDKHLGGLSAGGLGWTDTGDKSVIGGLARTFYHNVYAHYQEPSAWKWQSQEEYGNKGQGTPAIDGAERTMWIFEPHVAEKVFEDFISTYQIPVYREEWLDRDIGVVKKEGKIVSFKTLSGKTFAGAQFIDATYEGDLLAEAGVAYHVGREANAVYGENWNGIQTGVLHHGHHFKVDTDPYKVPGDPNSGLLPKISGQDPGIKGEGDDKIQAYCFRMCLSNHPDNRVPFAKPEGYDPGQYALLSRVFAGGWNELFAKYDPIPNRKTDTNNHGPFSTDNIGMNYDYPEGSYERRQEIIKEHEQYQKGLMYFLANDPSVPADLQEKMNQWGLAKDEFTDNGHWPHQLYIREARRMLGEYVMTEHEVLGHREVPQSVGMGSYTMDSHNIQRYVKPDGFVQNEGDIGVSPKQPYRIHLGSLLPKKAECSNLVVPVCVSSSHIAFGSIRMEPVFMILGQSAATVAVQALEQDLAVQDVTYATIREQLLKDGQVLEGKAE
- a CDS encoding polysaccharide deacetylase family protein, producing MKHYFFLIIWLLGSPQLVVAQTQATRLIIRIDDMGFSHAANMACMETYQKGIASSVEVIVPGPWFEEAAKLLNENPGLDVGVHLALTSEWANLKWRPLTHAPSLTDEDGYFYPMIWKNDKFPAGTALKEAKWDLKEIEAELRAQIELAKKKIPHISHVSAHMGCTSISDEVNQLMHRLVEAYGLAIIPEEMGVQRVPSWSGAKYTAKEKEKRFIAMLDQLGPGDWLLVEHPGYDGPELETVGHVGYENVAADREGVTRVLTSKKVKKALQKKQIQVIAYKDL
- a CDS encoding Gfo/Idh/MocA family oxidoreductase, which encodes MYSQFKVAVAGTGFIGPVHIEALQRLGIVVKGVLGSSPAKGERIRQLHGLEKAYASFEEILADEAIHAVHLAVPNVLHFDMAKQALLAGKHVMCEKPLGMNTVETTELVALAKDRGLAAGVCYNIRFYPLNLEVRQRIQRGELGKVFAITGSYVQDWLLYETDYNWRVLAEKGGALRAVADIGTHWMDLVVSITGLEVAAVFADLSTVYPIRKRPKGEVVTYSAKKTAPQDQEDVPIDTEDCGSILFRFKGGGKGQLWVSQMTAGRKNCLRYEIAGTEKAVAWNSESPNELWIGHRNQPNALLLKDAGLLDPSVGPFTNYPGGHNEGFPDTFKQCFRAFYDAISEGIPAEQAFYPTFAEGHKEVALCEAILKSHAEERWVGV
- the deoC gene encoding deoxyribose-phosphate aldolase, producing MVKELAKMIDHSLLHPTMTEADLKEGCALAKAYQVASVCIKPYAVVQAVEWLKGSGVMVGTVIGFPHGNSTIAIKVAETEQACKDGAVEIDMVVNIGKVLGEDWDYVQEEIESVMDVTRAFGAVLKVIFENDFLPADEYKIRLCEICSELKVGFVKTSTGYGMVKNADGTYGYQGATEHDLKLMRKHSAADVQVKAAGGVRTLDDLLRVRSWGVTRVGATATAAMLSEAAVRFGEQMPDQQNFKATKGY
- a CDS encoding RNA-binding protein yields the protein MNIFVAKLNFDTQESDLQDAFEAYGEVDSVKIIMDKFTGKSKGFGFVEMTNDDEGSAAIDGLNDQEFDGRTIVVKKAEPRESRSGGGGGGGFNRGGGGGGYNRGGGGGSRY
- a CDS encoding SusC/RagA family TonB-linked outer membrane protein; amino-acid sequence: MKRLLGVLFLLGLTLGLTAQVTVSGKITDADGIPVIGANVIELGSENTTLNGTITDVDGRYSISVPAEASLVFSFTGMTTYTEKVSGRTVIDVVMREEASLMDEVVVTALGFKGLKDRSGATSSSVGATAIRTSGESSILNSLAGKASGVKIVRANGDPGAGTNIQIRGANTIGGSSQPLVIVDGVPLSNDNLYGNGSSRSGGVSQQSRLNDLNPEDVESVQVLKGASAAALWGSRAANGVLVITTKQGKLNQKMKISFSSTYSMDEINRRHPLQTAFGQGAAGKYSATSANSWGDKIADREGGADVVNTTGEYFLADNGDLIYPITKKNSKEIFAEDNFNEVFQTGQFIDNNLTITGGSGKTTNFFSLGYLGQDGIVKNSDYRRATVRFNNQTYFSDQVVLTTKANYIYTSSNRIQQNSNTAGLYLGLLRTPADYDISSYKGTYFDRNGVAFPQRQRSYRRYLGNNINPTYNNPLWTTNEQEATTAVNRFNVSSNLNINPTPWLQLDFRGGVDSYVDKRVYFAPIGSAAFVNGRLDNEDYSNTELNVDAIARFDFPELVPGKIGFNATLGFNINDRERRNLYAATRSFLVNSNLQTFNNGVSPFEVSNSLNHIRSNRLYSVLSFDILNQLFVNLSGTQEAASTINGTYFYPSADVAWQFIEGSKLKSDFLSFGKLRASWGQVGVQPTAYKFGTTYETFTYSTYDDALDINEFGGGFRLNDDQGNPDLRPEIKTEWEIGTDLRFFKDRFSLGVTYYQNEINDILLAVSLSPSSGYLSKYANAGSMENKGLEFDFGFKLLEQKDYGLDLYGNFNNNKNKVLDLAGVDRVPLSDQSITSNAIVGQPLGILFGSRAARNADGSLALDANGFPTLDPEQGIIGDPNPDWRGGLGLRGYYKGFNFNVLFETYQGADFAERTRFVLTSFGTYATVGNEVTLDKELVNSKGQSFGAGTTVRGNIDNFGGGDVLLDENWYTTLGGGLGGSAINEFSINDGSWTRLREVSVGYTFSGEKFRAATPLQSIELSITGRNIALWTDILGIDPEVNQSGVDNGFGIEYFTNPSTRSWVASLKLNF
- a CDS encoding SusD/RagB family nutrient-binding outer membrane lipoprotein, whose amino-acid sequence is MNTLKYIFLTIVLFTAISCEELVDGINDNPNEISSDNFDAGILLLKGMELANTSIQAGHLTRIGGMWSGQTRGLVLLYKSIYEYNLSAEETSNIWENAYQGVIKQARTLREHTATSPKAAQFGGIAKVIEANTMSTIASLFGDVPYSEVSDDDILDPVFDSQKSVFAQLQTLLDGAISDLSSAANSAVAEDLYFAGNTQKWIKVAHTLKARMYVYTREYDKAYQEALQGIASADEALVFTPPNIGNGSLNLNYKMINERGGYWGFTGSHLDQLLTPGAGRNNAKTDETARLAYYRFDGNSANNNKGIAAPGRPISLISYEENLLILAECAVRTGKVADGLSALNDLRAYLSSGTAFEQLNADDALLYEPYVMDDFAAGGIENADNIDANKALLREIIEERYVSGFTQLMPFDDLRRLSTKESDIAVLPPFNSATATKYPQRFIVSQTELSANPNAPSDPGIFAETEVNK